Proteins encoded together in one Methylobacterium sp. FF17 window:
- a CDS encoding transcriptional regulator, with the protein MIQKDRSIISGRQIAAARVLLAMGQAELAAAASISVPTLKRMEASEGPATGMANNVRAVVGALEAAGLEFIPENGGGAGIRFRERKASAE; encoded by the coding sequence ATGATCCAAAAAGATCGATCAATCATTTCGGGTAGGCAGATTGCAGCCGCGCGTGTGCTCCTAGCGATGGGACAGGCAGAGCTTGCCGCTGCTGCTTCCATCTCGGTCCCGACGCTCAAGCGAATGGAGGCAAGCGAAGGGCCTGCGACTGGGATGGCGAACAACGTTCGGGCCGTCGTGGGCGCCCTAGAAGCCGCCGGCCTTGAGTTCATCCCTGAGAACGGGGGAGGGGCCGGCATCCGGTTTCGCGAGAGGAAGGCGTCGGCCGAGTGA
- a CDS encoding penicillin-binding protein, whose amino-acid sequence MVIPSALTRRALFGVAALLGPLLRSGAAMPADPLLAAIRITEAADAAYRVSGFVSQSQIVAQASLSAEWRAHRERLAQARYVARTNLHALTPTTQAGARALVRYYADRVAAHPTNVRGASRAAQKRLREVFARPGAWLPPLTHHPPLPS is encoded by the coding sequence ATGGTCATACCTTCCGCCCTCACCCGCCGCGCCCTGTTCGGCGTCGCTGCCCTCCTCGGCCCCCTCCTCCGCTCCGGTGCCGCGATGCCTGCCGACCCGCTGCTGGCTGCCATCCGCATCACGGAAGCCGCTGATGCAGCCTATCGGGTCTCTGGCTTTGTCTCTCAATCCCAGATCGTTGCCCAGGCGTCTCTCTCCGCAGAGTGGCGCGCCCACCGTGAGAGGCTGGCCCAAGCTCGCTACGTGGCCCGCACCAACCTGCATGCCCTGACGCCGACCACCCAAGCCGGCGCCCGCGCTCTCGTCCGGTACTACGCCGACCGCGTAGCCGCCCATCCCACGAACGTGCGCGGTGCCTCCCGCGCGGCTCAGAAGCGCCTCCGCGAGGTTTTCGCCCGTCCTGGCGCTTGGCTGC